In Archocentrus centrarchus isolate MPI-CPG fArcCen1 chromosome 16, fArcCen1, whole genome shotgun sequence, a single window of DNA contains:
- the LOC115794297 gene encoding C-type lectin domain family 4 member E-like, translated as MEQRENYSSLHEFTEEPGPGGNSLIPEHSNGSQGLKRGVECLRSKTSLLILIGFLASLFANIVLAVLLINRPGASPDTSSSSVLGLKSMQKRYIQLCEDYSALGQSCSKTVKQCRECPEGWLHVGNLCYYFSNDKLDWMKSRDSCEKMGSHLTILHTKEQHDALEKEARRIGGFDYHFWIGLSDSEKEGDWRWVDNTTLEYKYWDQLSSEPDNHHTGGEHGEDCATLDSHSKTWFDVPCDHIYKRICQMDAIQLN; from the exons ATGGAGCAGAGAGAAAACTACAGCAGCTTGCATGAGTTCACAGAGGAGCCGGGACCAGGAGGAAACAGTCTAATCCCAGAACACAGCAACG GCTCCCAGGGACTGAAGCGAGGAGTCGAGTGTTTGCGGAGTAAGACTTCTCTCCTGATACTTATTGGCTTTTTGGCCTCCCTCTTTGCCAACATCGTACTCGCTGTTCTCT TGATTAATAGGCCTGGTGCCTCACCGGACACTTCCTCCTCTTCAGTTCTGGGTTTGAAATCAATGCAGAAACGTTACATCCAGCTGTGTGAAGACTACAGCGCCCTGGGACAGAGCTGTTCAAAGACAG TTAAGCAGTGCAGGGAGTGTCCTGAAGGTTGGCTTCATGTCGGGAATCTGTGTTACTATTTCAGCAATGACAAGCTGGACTGGATGAAGAGCAGAGACAGCTGTGAAAAGATGGGCAGTCATCTCACCATACTGCACACCAAAGAACAGCAT GATGCTCTGGAAAAGGAAGCAAGGAGAATTGGTGGATTTGATTACCACTTCTGGATCGGCCTGTCGGACTCAGAGAAAGAAGGAGACTGGAGATGGGTGGACAACACAACACTGGAATACAA ATATTGGGATCAATTGAGCTCAGAGCCAGATAACCACCACACGGGAGGGGAACACGGGGAGGACTGTGCCACCTTAGACAGCCACTCGAAGACATGGTTTGATGTTCCTTGTGATCACATTTATAAACGAATCTGCCAGATGGATGCCATTCAGCTCAACTGA
- the LOC115794298 gene encoding perlucin-like protein produces the protein MLLIQKKATLGIKGHTILCVVLGLLASQVSAQAENSKEGEVTLLKLRLDSLKDRYRQLCNQYANLANNCSADAITCTECPDGWIHVGDHCFFLSNDTEDWFNSTLKCKEIGGHLAILTTKEEHEAVEKEARRIGGFYTYYWLGLSDIVNEGEWKWVDNSTLKVPFWNTQKPEPDNNIAAGEAGEDCAVVDGYNQNWYDVPCSFLYRRICQMDAIPFHLPERTSKETSVSMEGF, from the exons ATGCTTCTTATCCAAAAGAAAG CCACCCTGGGCATTAAAGGCCACACCATCCTTTGTGTTGTGCTTGGCCTGTTGGCTTCTCAAGTCTCTGCTCAGGCTGAAAACAGCAAAGAGGGAGAGGTGACCCTTCTGAAGCTGAGACTAGACTCTTTGAAGGACCGCTACAGACAACTCTGTAACCAGTATGCCAACCTGGCAAACAACTGTTCAGCTGATG CGATCACCTGCACAGAGTGTCCTGATGGGTGGATTCATGTAGGGGATCACTGCTTCTTCCTCAGCAATGACACAGAGGACTGGTTTAACAGTACACTCAAATGTAAGGAGATAGGTGGCCATCTCGCCATCTTGACCACCAAGGAAGAGCAT GAAGCTGTAGAAAAAGAAGCCAGGAGGATTGGAGGGTTTTACACATACTactggctcggactgagtgaCATCGTGAATGAGGGAGAGTGGAAATGGGTGGACAACTCAACACTTAAAGTTCC ATTTTGGAACACACAAAAACCCGAGCCAGACAACAACATAGCCGCTGGGGAAGCTGGAGAGGACTGCGCTGTGGTGGACGGCTACAATCAGAACTGGTACGACGTTCCCTGTTCCTTTCTGTATCGACGAATCTGTCAGATGGACGCCATCCCGTTCCATTTGCCCGAGCGCACCTCCAAAGAAACATCAGTCAGCATGGAAGGATTTTga
- the cd4-1 gene encoding CD4-1 molecule: MRMRNLIQSLLLIIVLVSTVGAQEVIYAKVGERVTLVPKSNQRQYVYWYLRNQNGPQLAWLNHLGGKRISEDEKWKSRLSLQDASLVINDIQQEFFGTFVCKITSSGKPDSITEYKIIQIIVDVKPDTLLLHGDILSLTCNLESTPQGQNKPNIYWLNPQGARERNNQGKVNVPATSDHNGQWSCVVKDNNNEKKVHVPVGVVGFNPVSSHQYAAADTLFTIPCSINSGVTWEQILTKELEEVWWDFVPKLSSGAVSVDRERLFNFNVEKRSLTPVHKRGMKFAVSNKKENLSLTIKKGSVEDRGCYNCSMKFKNGRTLSNTVDLDVLQITSQPGKELIYGQQVNLSCSTGDPLPNDVMLNWTKPETSSRYVQYPTHITIPEVRKGDSGKWRCELWQRGKRLTSAEILLKTEPRLSVWMLVIICSAAVILLLLLVLVFIHYRRRKRMRLLRHRLCQCKNPKPKGFYRT; the protein is encoded by the exons ATGAGGATGAGGAACTTAATTCAGTCCCTTCTTCTTATCATTGTGCTTGTGTCAACTGTTG GTGCTCAGGAGGTGATTTATGCCAAGGTGGGAGAACGGGTTACCTTGGTGCCAAAGTCCAATCAAAGACAATATGTGTACTGGTATTTAAGAAACCAGAATGGCCCTCAACTTGCCTGGCTCAACCACCTTGGTGGAAAGAGAATTAGTGAAG atgaaaagtggaaaagcaGGCTGTCCTTACAAGATGCCTCACTGGTCATCAATGATATCCAGCAAGAGTTCTTTGGGACTTTTGTGTGTAAAATTACTTCAAGCGGAAAACCTGACTCCATCACTGAGTATAAAATCATTCAAATCATTG TGGATGTGAAACCAGACACTCTTCTGCTGCATGGTGATATTCTGTCTCTGACCTGCAATCTGGAAAGTACTCCTCAAGGTCAAAACAAACCCAACATTTACTGGCTCAATCCTCAGGGAGCGAGAGAACGCAATAACCAAGGAAAAGTCAATGTTCCCGCCACAAGTGACCACAATGGCCAGTGGTCTTGTGTTGTGAAAGAtaataacaatgaaaagaaGGTCCACGTTCCTGTTGGAGTTGTGG gCTTCAACCCTGTGAGTTCGCATCAGtatgcagctgcagacacattATTCACCATCCCTTGTTCCATTAATTCTGGTGTTACCTGGGAACAAATCCTAACAAAGGAGCTCGAGGAAGTTTGGTGGGACTTTGTCCCTAAACTGTCTTCAGGTGCCGTTTCTGTCGATCGAGAGCGGCTCTTCAACTTCAATGTGGAAAAAAGGAGCTTGACGCCAGTCCATAAGAGAGGAATGAAGTTTGCAGTGtccaataaaaaagaaaatctgtctTTGACCATAAAAAAGGGGAGCGTAGAAGACAGAGGATGCTACAATTGctcaatgaaatttaaaaatggcAGGACTCTGAGTAACACAGTAGACTTAGACGTGTTGCAAA TCACCTCCCAGCCAGGAAAAGAGTTAATCTACGGTCAGCAGGTCAATCTGTCCTGCAGTACTGGTGATCCACTGCCTAATGATGTGATGTTAAATTGGACTAAACCTGAGACATCGTCCCGTTATGTCCAATACCCCACCCATATTACCATCCCGGAAGTGAGAAAAGGAGATAGCGGAAAGTGGAGGTGTGAACTGTGGCAGCGTGGCAAAAGGCTGACGTCAGCTGAGATACTGCTTAAGACTG AACCCCGACTAAGCGTGTGGATGCTGGTGATCATTTGCAGTGCGGCAGtcatccttctcctcctcctggtgCTTGTTTTCATCCACTACCGACGCAGAAAA AGGATGAGACTCCTCAGGCATCGACTCTGCCAATGCAAAAA ccccaAGCCAAAAGGATTTTACAGAACGTAA